A region from the Linepithema humile isolate Giens D197 chromosome 1, Lhum_UNIL_v1.0, whole genome shotgun sequence genome encodes:
- the LOC136997162 gene encoding uncharacterized protein, translated as MQGYVQSGSGAEAGHPLKSTFAYYEKMRFLDDILNTVSTVNSLPEFVQNSSHSSNSGVHEDVSLDVSMSYPENDDDRTDITTDTERPQSATSNVSTSANKNKKAKKAQLQDAFLEMLKTAPQQQRDVVDSFVEQLADILRRLPYPKRRSLQRRLMDLAIEEEEMMEAQQGLN; from the exons ATGCAGGGATATGTGCAAAGTGGATCCGGAGCAGAAGCAGGACATCCGCTGAAGAGCACTTTTGCTTATTACGAGAAAATGAGATTTCTCGATGACATTTTGAACACAGTATC GACCGTCAACTCTCTGCCAGAGTTTGTGCAAAATTCGTCACACAGCAGCAACAGTGGTGTTCATGAAGATGTGTCGTTGGATGTCTCCATGAGCTATCCAGAAAATGACGATGACAGAACAGACATTACCACAGATACAGAACGTCCGCAGTCTGCGACTTCTAATGTATCGACATCGgcaaacaaaaacaaaa AAGCAAAAAAAGCACAGCTGCAAGATGCATTTTTAGAAATGCTAAAAACAGCACCGCAGCAACAAAGAGATGTGGTGGACAGCTTCGTGGAGCAGTTGGCTGATATTTTACGCCGTCTGCCATATCCCAAGCGTCGAAGTCTGCAAAGAAGGCTTATGGATTTGGCGATTGAAGAAGAGGAAATGATGGAGGCACAACAAGGATTgaattag
- the LOC136997163 gene encoding fatty acid synthase-like gives MNSNKKSTVIDVESEDDIVISGIAGRFPKSDNISQLQENLFNSVDLGSDEERRWNHGHPDLPQRMGLINNCEKFDADYFEIPFNKVHSMDPMSRMLMEHTYEAIVDAGINPKDLSGTNTGIFIGMCISESEKTWFFEKPQVAAAFECYKTMNANRMSHWLNITGPSCTLDSACSSSLFALECAYRSIRSGQCDAAIVGGVNLCMHPYVSLQFARLGILAPDGFSKPFTNDANGYMRSETIGVAFLQKAKVAKRIYATVVYAKTNCDGYKEQGITFPSSKMQQTLLEEFYNECGISPTCLGYMEAHGTGTYVGDPEEINALEQVFCKNRQTPLLIGSIKSNLGHSEGANSMCQIAKVIIAMETGLIPPNINFTQIRKGVKALEDGSIRVVTNTTPWISEFMGINSFGFGGANCHILMRSNTKDKINKGAPNDNLPRLVVLSGRTEQAVESFLNEIENRPIDVEYVRLLHDLYADEMKNHPYRGYVIVESKTPIKAAKEIQYYSGERRPICFVFSGIGSQWIGMGQALLRFPVFSKTIEKCDTILKMHGMYIIDILTSKHKDTFNDILNSLVGITVMQVGLIDLLRSVNIVPDFVVGHSIGELCCAYATGNFTLEQVILSSYYIGLGLKETKKINCAMVNIGLSYENVKNICPPDIEIIYSNSQNTCSISGLKKSVKTFTKQLEANNVFMEEVNCCDIPLHTRYLLPAKATILAYLNRIIPQTMTPNQIWQSLFDNTKLSCAEYFTNNLSSPVSFDKTAQLIPRNAVTLEIAPDAILQSVTKELFNTTSITLLQRNHENNVKVFLRGLGKMYNNGLQPQLANLYPIVKFPVSRSTPMISPSIKWNHSEDWYVTCHKMQTRLSNGERMVEVALNDEDYEYMSGHVIDGRQLLPATGYLMLVWETMGLLKSLSYTEMPIVFENVKFIRATHFPKEGPVYLTIMVQKATGKFEVMEGDNAVVTGTVREPTDITKEKLPRQFLNQENDNEEEVMNTKDIYKELRLRGYQYAGIFRGLKSSSTTGKQGHIAWMYNWVTFMDNMLQMKILGIDTKSLHVFTEIQKLVIDTKLHIQQIRNAAANDYQLPVRVYKIFDAVVSGGVEIHRMKATSIIRRKPAGEPVLEEYRFIAHRDGAEISWQEGVMLSTHLALEYHQVIKVNIIELIEDDDKVEADEIASPLFIDILNDLPSLQPNITLVTRTDRFDCVTLNSKITVSQSKKLSNDDNAILITGYNLFTKNKSKTLKEILPVLQNNGFLLTREQSFTKDDIATAEKYNLAVVLEKRTQKEHIVLLKKREQSTRKTEVIYVNNYEFSWLEQLKSILNAEIESRNAAKIILVSDKDSECGLLGLVNCLRREPGGESIRGVFIQDKTAPEFSSHESLYAEQLRIDLIINVLRPGKTWGSYRHLPLSPLTPKLVHHAFVNQLMSGDLSSFRWIEGPITPDYKENNLVHIAYSSINFKDVMIASGKLAGDGFHSTRRRLEDCMVGMEYVGVNNTGQRVMGLWENRSISNMCTSAKYLCWNVPDEWSMEDAATVSCAYGTCCYGLIVKANMKKRDTVLIHSGTGAVGQAAIHLAHHKGCEIFTTVGTPEKRKFIRDTFPFIPENHIGNSRDNSFEQMIFNQTNGRGVDIVLNSLAEEKLQTSIRCLAKGGRFLEIGKYDFMANNSLNLSMLSKGISFYSVMLDNVFTAPEKLKERLNMVVAINLANKAIQPISRKIFKKDEVEAAFRYMAAGKHIGKVIIKIHEEDESMSAPILALPRYYCLSNKSYIILGGLGGFGLELADWLVVRGAQNLVFISRAGVRNGYQQMKIDLWKSYGVKVLIISNVDVSDVKDCEYMLKSAEKLAPVDAIFNLAVVLNDKICRNQTVETFQEPFKAKAWATKNLDHLTRKICPQLRHFVVFSSVSCGRGNAGQTNYGMANSIMERICERRVQEGLHGLAVQWGAVGDVGLVADMQDNDKEMVIGGTLQQKITSCIAKLEDFLLQKQPIVASMVVAEKRLNTFGASSIVETVANIMNLKDMRTVAHHMPLSELGMDSMMAVEIKQTLEREYEIFLTAQDIRDLNFAKLAKMFEKDMKNEELAEITGIKLLIRISGDDQLIPDVCIKLSTKKSTTESEIFLLPGIEGCANVFDLLVPKIKGSATCLQYNTHNIGTDLTSIKDITNSLLEHILSREQKLPQNFVLVGYSYGSIIAIELARKLEEMNLKGRLILIDGAPEHIKAMANIICPFTALDEFQNNVLLGIMDLFQPAASGKFVLELNKCTNTNWDEKLEIFLKHVSSAYSQVMIDKRKALCTTIYKHLNGLHEYDVTQVPKIESPIILLKPTTYSLLFPQEDYGLHKITKGKIEIHYVESTHMTIMDNDKVVAVINETINSIEPIKSMQI, from the exons ATGaactcaaataaaaaatccacGGTCATTGATGTCGAATCTGAAGATGACATCGTTATTTCTGGCATCGCCGGTAGATTTCCTAAATCTGACAATATTAGCCAActtcaagaaaatttatttaacagcgTGGATCTTGGATCAGATGAGGAACGACGATGGAATCATG GTCATCCAGATCTACCTCAACGTATGGGACTGATTAATAATTGTGAGAAGTTTGATgcagattattttgaaattcccTTCAACAAAGTCCATTCCATGGATCCTATGAGTAGGATGCTCATGGAGCATACGTATGAAGCTATCGTCGATGCAGGAATAAATCCGAAAGATTTATCTGGAACAAATACTGGAATTTTTATCGGAATGTGCATTTCGGAGTCGGAAAAGACTTGGTTTTTTGAAAAACCACAG GTAGCCGCAGCTTTCGAATGTTACAAAACTATGAACGCAAATCGAATGTCTCACTGGTTAAATATAACAGGACCATCTTGCACCCTCGATTCCGCATGCAGCTCAAGTCTCTTCGCTTTAGAGTGCGCTTATAGAAGTATCCGGTCAGGGCAGTGTGACGCCGCCATTGTCGGCGGTGTTAATCTCTGCATGCATCCTTATGTATCATTGCAGTTTGCGCGACTTg GAATTTTAGCACCTGACGGATTCAGCAAACCTTTTACCAACGATGCAAACGGTTACATGCGTAGCGAGACAATCGGAGtcgcatttttacaaaaagcaaAGGTGGCTAAGAGAATTTATGCAACCGTCGTCTATGCGAAAACTAATTGTGATGGATACAAGGAACAAGGCATTACTTTCCCGTCGAGCAAAATGCAGCAAACTTTACTGGAAGAGTTTTACAATGAATGCGGTATTTCACCGACTTGCTTAGGCTACATGGAGGCTCACGGCACCGGCACTTATGTTGGCGATCCAGAAGAAATCAATGCACTCGAGCAGGTTTTCTGCAAGAACAGGCAAACTCCTCTGTTAATCGGCTCTATCAAATCAAACTTGGGCCACTCTGAAGGTGCTAATAGCATGTGTCAAATTGCTaag GTGATAATTGCAATGGAAACTGGCTTAATCCCGCcaaatataaactttacacAAATACGGAAAGGTGTTAAGGCTTTAGAAGATGGAAGCATACGCGTGGTGACCAACACAACACCGTGGATTTCTGAATTTATGGGTATCAATTCGTTTGGTTTTGGTGGAGCCAATTGCCACATCTTGATGCGAAGTAACACAAAGGATAAGATCAACAAAGGAGCTCCAAATGATAATCTACCCAGACTCGTTGTCCTGTCTGGACGTACCGAACAAGCAGTTGAATCATTTCTAAATgag ATCGAGAACCGGCCGATAGACGTTGAATATGTACGGCTATTGCATGATCTTTACGCTGACGAGATGAAAAATCATCCTTACAGAGGATACGTGATTGTCGAATCTAAAACGCCGATCAAAGCGgcaaaagaaatacaatattattcagGTGAGAGAAGACCGATTTGTTTTGTGTTCTCCGGAATTGGATCGCAATGGATTGGCATGG GTCAAGCGCTACTGCGATTCCCAGTATTTTCCAAAACCATAGAAAAATGCGAtacgattttaaaaatgcatggAATGTATATCATTGACATATTAACGAGTAAacataaagatacttttaaCGACATATTGAATTCACTTGTGGGCATCACCGTAATGCAg gTGGGATTAATCGATCTCTTAAGATCCGTAAATATCGTGCCAGATTTTGTCGTTGGTCATTCAATTGGTGAACTCTGCTGCGCATATGCGACTGGTAATTTCACCCTTGAACAAGTGATTTTATCTTCGTATTACATAGGATTGGGATTGAaggaaacgaaaaaaattaactgcgCGATGGTGAATATCGGTCTCAGTTATGAGAATGTGAAGAACATATGCCCACCAgatatcgaaataatttacagCAACAGTCAAAATACTTGCTCCATAAGCGGtctaaaaaaatcagtaaaaacatttacaaaacaattagag gCCAATAACGTATTTATGGAGGAAGTCAACTGCTGCGATATTCCTCTGCATACTCGTTATCTCCTCCCCGCAAAAGCCACGATTCTGGCTTACCTAAATCGAATAATACCGCAAACAATGACTCCCAATCAGATATGGCAAAGTTTATTTGACAACACAAAATTGTCCTGCGCTGAATATTTCACGAATAATTTATCAAGTCCTGTATCTTTCGATAAAACTGCGCAATTGATTCCCAGAAACGCAGTGACTCTTGAAATCGCTCCAGATGCTATTCTTCAGAGTGTTACGAAAGAACTGTTCAACACAACCAGCATCACGTTACTTCAGCGTAATCACGAGAATAACGTCAAAGTATTTTTGCGAGGTCTAGgaaaaatgtacaacaatGGCTTGCAACCGCAATTAGCAAATCTATATCCGATCGTAAAATTTCCTGTTAGTCGTTCCACGCCGATGATCTCGCCGTCAATCAA ATGGAACCATTCCGAGGACTGGTACGTAACATGTCATAAAATGCAGACGAGACTCTCTAACGGAGAAAGGATGGTTGAAGTTGCGCTAAATGACGAAGATTACGAATATATGAGCGGTCATGTGATTGACGGAAGACAGTTATTGCCGGCTACTGGATATCTCATGCTAGTTTGGGAAACGATGGGTTTGCTAAAAAGTCTATCGTATACCGAGATGCCGATCGTATTTGAAAATGTCAAGTTCATTCGGGCAACGCACTTTCCGAAAGAAGGACCCGTGTATCTAACAATAATGGTGCAGAAAg CAACTGGAAAGTTTGAAGTCATGGAAGGAGATAATGCCGTTGTCACTGGCACTGTGCGTGAACCGACAGATATTACCAAAGAAAAGTTACCgagacaatttttaaatcaagagAACGACAATGAGGAGGAAGTAATGAACACAAAAGATATCTACAAGGAACTCAGATTACGCGGATATCAATACGCCGGCATATTTCGGGGTTTGAAGAGTTCGTCGACTACGGGAAAACAAGGGCACATAGCTTGGATGTACAATTGGGTAACATTTATGGATAATATGCTGCAAATGAAAATTCTCGGAATAGACACGAAGAGTCTTCACGTTTTCACGGAAATTCAAAAGTTGGTAATCGATACGAAACTTCACATACAGCAAATACGGAACGCAGCAGCTAACGATTATC aGCTTCCTGTGCGTGTGTATAAAATCTTCGACGCGGTAGTATCCGGCGGTGTGGAAATTCACAGAATGAAAGCTACTTCCATAATTCGTCGAAAGCCAGCGGGGGAGCCCGTTCTCGAGGAGTACAGATTCATAGCTCATCGCGACGGAGCCGAAATTTCATGGCAGGAAGGCGTGATGCTGTCGACACATCTCGCTCTGGAATATCATCAagtgataaaagtaaatattatcgaGTTGATCGAAGATGATGACAAAGTAGAAGCAGATGAAATAGCATCACCATTGTTTATCGATATCTTGAATGATCTACCGTCGCTTCAACCAAACATTACTCTGGTAACCAGAACCGATCGCTTCGATTGCGTTACTCTTAATTCGAAAATCACAGTTTCGCAATCGAAGAAGTTGTCGAATGACGATAATGCGATATTAATCACAGGATACAATTTGTTCACGAAGAACAAGAGCAAGAccttaaaagaaattttgccgGTGTTACAAAACAATGGATTTTTATTGACACGAGAACAGTCCTTCACGAAAGACGACATTGCGACTGCCGAAAAGTACAATTTAGCAGTAGTACTTGAGAAACGCACGCAGAAAGAGCACATTGTACTGTTAAAGAAGAGAGAACAGTCGACAAGGAAAACTGAAGTTATTTACGTAAACAATTATGAGTTCTCTTGGTTAGAGCAGCTAAAATCGATCTTGAACGCGGAGATCGAATCGAGAAACgctgcgaaaataattttggtcAGCGACAAAGATTCGGAATGCGGCTTGTTGGGCCTCGTCAATTGCTTGAGGAGAGAACCAGGTGGCGAATCGATCAGAGGAGTGTTTATTCAAGACAAAACTGCACCGGAGTTTTCTTCGCACGAGTCATTATACGCGGAGCAACTCCGAATCGATCTTATCATAAATGTCTTGCGTCCGGGTAAAACATGGGGTTCATATAGACATCTTCCGTTATCGCCGCTGACACCGAAACTCGTGCACCACGCATTTGtcaatcaattg aTGAGCGGTGATTTGAGTTCGTTTCGCTGGATAGAGGGCCCGATTACACCGGATTATAAGGAAAATAATCTCGTTCACATAGCTTACTCGTCTATCAATTTCAAAGATGTAATGATAGCATCCGGCAAACTTGCAGGAGATGGTTTCCATTCAACTCGTAGACGTCTCGAGGATTGTATGGTGGGTATGGAATATGTCGGCGTCAATAATACTGGACAGAGAGTAATGGGACTTTGGGAAAACAG ATCCATATCAAATATGTGCACATCCGCCAAATACTTATGCTGGAATGTTCCCGACGAGTGGAGCATGGAAGACGCTGCAACGGTTTCGTGCGCTTACGGCACGTGCTGTTACGGATTAATCGTCAAggcaaatatgaaaaagagagacaCGGTACTTATCCACTCCGGTACCGGTGCCGTGGGCCAAGCTGCGATTCATCTTGCGCATCACAAAGGTTGCGAGATATTCACCACCGTTGGCACTCCAGAAAAGCGAAAGTTTATCAGAGACACGTTTCCGTTTATCCCAGAGAATCACATTGGAAATTCGCGCGACAACAGTTTTGAGCAAATGATATTTAATCAGACCAACGGCCGTGGCGTGGACATTGTATTGAACTCGCTCGCCGAAGAGAAACTCCAGACGTCCATCCGTTGCCTGGCGAAGGGCGGGCGTTTTCTGGAAATAGGCAAATACGATTTTATGGCCAATAATTCGTTGAACCTGTCGATGCTTTCGAAAGGAATTTCATTTTACAGCGTTATGTTGGATAATGTATTCACAGCTCCGGAAAAACTAAAAGAACGTTTGAACATGGTAGTGGCCATAAATCTTGCGAATAAAGCTATTCAACCGATTTccagaaaaattttcaaaaaggaTGAAGTGGAGGCTGCATTCAGATACATGGCAGCTGGAAAGCATATAGGAAAG gtaatcataaaaatacacgAAGAAGATGAATCTATGAGCGCACCCATTCTTGCACTTCCACGTTATTACTGTCTATCGAACAAATCGTACATCATCTTAGGCGGCTTGGGTGGCTTCGGCTTAGAATTAGCCGATTGGCTGGTTGTTCGTGGCGCTCAGAATCTGGTGTTCATCTCGCGCGCCGGAGTAAGAAACGGATATCAGCAGATGAAGATCGATCTGTGGAAATCTTACGGAGTGAAAGTGCTAATCATATCGAACGTCGATGTATCGGACGTCAAAGATTGCGAATATATGCTGAAATCGGCAGAAAAACTGGCACCGGTGGACGCTATATTCAATCTGGCTGTGGTattgaatgataaaatatgcCGGAATCAAACTGTAGAGACGTTTCAGGAACCCTTCAAGGCGAAAGCTTGGGCCACGAAGAACTTGGATCATTTGACCAGAAAAATATGTCCTCAGCTTCGTCACTTTGTTGTGTTCTCTTCGGTATCTTGCGGCAGAGGAAATGCCGGACAGACCAATTACGGCATGGCAAATTCCATCATGGAGAGAATTTGCGAGAGACGAGTGCAAGAGGGTCTGCATGGACTAGCGGTTCAATGGGGTGCGGTCGGCGATGTCGGCCTCGTGGCTGATATGCAAGACAACGACAAAGAAATGGTTATCGGCGGCACTTTGCAGCAAAAGATAACTTCCTGCATCGCGAAACTCGAGgactttttgttacaaaaacagCCTATAGTGGCGAGCATGGTTGTAGCCGAGAAGCGGTTGAACACTTTTGGCGCATCCAGTATTGTCGAAACTGTGGCCAATATTATGA atctGAAGGACATGAGGACCGTGGCTCATCACATGCCTTTGTCCGAGCTTGGAATGGACTCGATGATGGCCGTGGAAATTAAACAGACCTTGGAACGGGAGTATGAGATTTTCCTTACAGCGCAGGATATTCGCGATCTCAATTTCGCTAAGCTCGCCAAAATGTTTGAGAAAGATATGAAGAACGAGGAACTCGCCGAGATAACAGGAATAAAATTGCTCATTCGCATATCAGGCGATGATCAATTGATACCCGATGTTTGTATAAAGCTTTCGACGAAAAAAAGCACGACGGAAAGCGAAATATTCCTATTGCCAGGTATAGAGGGTTGTGCAAACGTCTTTGATTTGCTGGTGCCAAAAATCAAAGGTTCAGCGACGTGTTTGCAATACAACACGCATAACATCGGCACAGACttaacatcaataaaagaTATCACTAATAGCCTTTTAGAG CACATTTTGAGCAGAGAACAAAAATTGCCACAGAATTTTGTACTAGTCGGCTATTCGTATGGATCGATAATTGCAATTGAATTAGCGCGGAAGTTAGAAGAAATGAATCTCAAAGGCCGATTGATACTCATCGATGGAGCACCCGAGCATATAAAGGCAATGGCTAATATAATTTGTCCTTTCACTGCGTTAGATGAATTTCAGAATAATGTTCTTTTGGGTATAATGGATTTGTTTCAACCAGCAGCTAGTGGAAAG TTTGTGTTGGAGTTAAACAAATGTACCAATACTAATTGGGACGAaaagttagaaatttttttgaaacatgtTTCTTCGGCTTATTCACAAGTAATGATTGACAAAAGAAAAGCTTTGTGCACAACAATATATAAGCATTTGAACGGTCTTCATGAATACGATGTGACACAAGTACCGAAAATCGAATCACCTATAATACTTCTGAAGCCCACGACATATTCGTTACTTTTTCCTCAAGAAGACTATGGCTTGCACAAg ATTACTAaaggaaaaatagaaatacacTATGTTGAAAGCACTCACATGACAATAATGGACAATGACAAAGTCGTTGctgtaattaatgaaacaattaattCCATCGAACCTATTAAAAGCATGCAAATATAA
- the LOC136997158 gene encoding uncharacterized protein, whose product MFFFFILSIRPAEISKEIYPEINTLHSVTSKNVNFQSTDTNHMIQSDMNISNEFDAAVGNIINIIVSYDMGWSTRGNGRSYDSLNGYGAVIGFLSGKIIDFATRNRKCAFCDYGNNKENHDCRKNFEGSAKAMEPSVGVELMTQSTVLKEIGLNARVLIGDEDSSTIAAVRRESLQSIFKLCDSNHLKKNFFSNLYQLKKQFKEMAKKDTIPYLKKCFSYAVAQNRGKSSELANILRSIPEHVFVRHENCGNWCGNYRNTRNNKPQEVLLTDPKLYNKLREIFFKYAANASKFSIAASSQANESLNNIMAHKAPKNKCYSRSASSDYRFASAVCNKNEGDSHIMNIKEKLCLSPGRYTKSFVAKKDEIRAKRAVIARLPVTKKQRNVLRRNKEALRK is encoded by the coding sequence atgtttttctttttcattctttcCATTAGGCCTGCCGAAAtatcaaaagaaatttatcCCGAAATTAACACTCTTCATTCTGTCActtctaaaaatgttaattttcaaTCAACTGATACAAATCATATGATACAATCTGATATGAACATATCCAATGAGTTTGATGCTGCCGTTGGAAATatcatcaatattattgtatctTACGATATGGGATGGAGTACACGTGGAAACGGTAGAAGTTACGATAGTTTAAACGGTTATGGTGCCGTAATTGGTTTTCTCagtggaaaaataattgattttgctACTCGTAATAGAAAATGTGCATTCTGCGACTatggaaataataaagaaaatcatgattgtcgaaaaaattttgaaggcAGTGCAAAAGCTATGGAGCCTAGTGTAGGTGTAGAATTAATGACTCAAAGTACCGTATTGAAAGAAATAGGACTAAATGCTCGCGTTTTAATCGGCGATGAAGATAGTTCGACAATTGCTGCTGTACGTCGCGAAAGTTTGcaatcaattttcaaattatgtgATAGTAACCatctaaagaaaaattttttcagtaatttgtatcagttaaaaaaacaatttaaagaaatggCTAAAAAAGATACTATAccttatttaaagaaatgttttagtTACGCAGTTGCTCAAAATAGAGGGAAATCTTCAGAATTAGCAAACATTTTGCGCAGTATTCCCGAACATGTATTTGTACGCCATGAAAATTGTGGAAATTGGTGTGGAAATTATCGAAATACTAGAAATAACAAACCACAGGAAGTACTACTGACAGATCCAAagctttataataaattacgagaaatattttttaaatatgccgCGAATGCTAGTAAATTTTCGATTGCTGCGTCGAGTCAGGCAAATGAGAGTCTTAACAATATTATGGCTCACAAAGCtccaaaaaataaatgctataGTCGGAGTGCATCTTCAGATTATCGTTTTGCAAGTGCTGTGTGTAACAAAAATGAGGGCGATAGTCATATAATgaacattaaagaaaaattgtgtCTCTCTCCTGGAAGATACACAAAATCTTTTGTAGCAAAGAAAGACGAGATCAGAGCAAAACGAGCGGTAATAGCAAGACTACCAGTTACTAAAAAGCAAAGAAATGTGCTACGCAGAAATAAAGAAGCACTGCGTAAATGA